A stretch of DNA from Salmo trutta chromosome 12, fSalTru1.1, whole genome shotgun sequence:
cattgccattggtactagtccagaccttctgtcatcccactgccattggtactagtccagaccttctgtcatcccattgccattggtactagtccagatCTTCTGTCATCCCAttgccattggtactagtccttctgtcatcccattgccattggtactagtccagaccttctgtcatcccattgccattggtactagtccttctgtcatcccattgccattggtactagtccagaccttctgtcatcccattgccattggtactagtccagatCTTCTGTCATCCCATTGCCTTTGGTACTAGTCCAGACTTTCTGTCATCCCActgccattggtactagtccttctgtcatcccactgccattggtactagtccagaccttctgtcatcccattgccattggtactagtccagactttctgtcatcccactgccattggtactagtccagaccttctgtcatcccactgccattggtactagtccagaccttctgtcatcccactgccattggtactagtccagaccttctgtcatcccactgccattggtactagtccagaccttctgtcatcccactgccattggtactagtccagaccttctgtcatcccactgccattggtactagtccaTACCAAAGCCTTATGTCTATCCCACTGGAGGACTCAGCACTTGGAAAGATACTTAGCTCATAGGCAGAACCATAGAATTAGAAGGAACAATGGCTAGTTATACAATATTTCTGTTGGCTGTTTGGTCTGTGTACTTGTTCTCCATCAATTGTTTCTGGAGACAGAGATCACTTAACTCATAGCAGGCAGAACAACAGCTAATTgatctgtgtttgtttgtgttccaGTGGGAGACTAGCTACTCTGGCCTGGCTCTGCGGCGGTCCTGCTCCCTGCCTGAGGAGCTCCATGGTCGGGTGGAGGCTGCTCTGCTCACCCTGCGGCAGAGGGGTTGTTTCCTGAGGGACCTGGTGAAGGTGAGGGACCGAGACGTCTTCACCGCCGTGTCCCGGGTGCTGCTGGGTCAGCCAGGAACCACCTACCGCTACCTGGACACGCGGCTCttcaccatcccctggcacacaGACGAGCAGAGAGGGACCTGCTGCGACCCAGACCTCAGTGCCGCCTGCAAAGCACTCTGGGAGCTCAACTGCTTCTTCTGCTCTGATGTCGGAGACAGGAAGGAGGGGGATGTTTTCAAGCAGTGCAGGAAAGAGTTCGTTGGTGCTATAGAGTCTAAACCCAGTGTAGAAGGAGACACGGAGTCTAAAGATAGCGAGGAGTCCAAACCCAGTGACGATGGAGGAGACTCGGAATCCAAGCAGAGTGAGGAGGGAGAGACTGAGTCAAAGCACAGTGACGATTGGGACATAGAGTCAAAACACAGTGAAGAAGAAGGCCCATCGTCCAAACAGGATGCAGCATGGGAGTCAAGACACGGCGACGAGATGGGAGACATGAAGACTAAACAAACTGAACTGGGTAGCCCAACGGGGTCAAAACAACACAGTGAGGAAAAACACACAGACTGGAAGCATAGGCCAGCTGgcagcacagagacagagaccacaGGTCTAGGCCCTCAGGAGAAGCCTGTGGCTGAGCTAAAACACAGTCTCTCTGGGTACCACATTGAAGATGAGGAGGATGAAGACCAGCAGAGTGGCCAGGGATGCTCTAACTTCAACCCTGCTAAGACATCCTGTCCTGGCCCGGCCCAGTTCAACGTCACCCTGCTCAACTACATGGACCCAGCAGCTATGAGCCAGCTGAAAGAAGAGCCGTATTATGGGATGGGCAAGATGGCTGTGGGCTGGCACCATGATGAGAACCTGGTCAGCCTATCACCTGTGGCTGTCTACAGCTACAGCTGTCATGACGACGACAAAGGTGAGGGTCAAAGGTCATACAGTATAGTTGTTGTATATCACTGTCAGTAGTGGTGGATCCCTGTCAAACTAGACCCAAACTTCCTCAAAAACACCCTTCAGTCTCACTTGTTATCCCATTTTTATCACTCCACCCACAACCCCTTAGAAGTAGCTATTTTCTTCTCCACTGTGATGTCATTTTGAGCTACTATCGCTATCAGATGCAGCTAACAGCTAACGTTGTGTATGTGGCCCTACAGCAGCTCACTTCCAACAGCTATACAGCATTTATCTCAGACACGGCCTCCAGTGAGCCAGCCATCAGATCTATCAGCCTGATAGTGTCAGGGCATTATCAAATGTCATCACGGGctgcctctgttctgttctgacaggCTGGGATGCCTTATCGCTAGCAGGGCCAGGGAGTGAGGGAAGATCATCAACACACTCTCTGGGACACATTCAGGGGCTAAACACATGCTGAACGGCACACTACAAAACTCCAACAACTCGCCCAGCCTTATCGCTCAACGATCTGATCTAAGTCATTTCCTCCAGAAATGATCACTGTGTAATTATCTGATATGGAATAATGAGTGTCTGCTTTGATTACTGGTTCTAGACTGTACAGCAGTATTGAGGCAGTGTTTAGCCTAGATGTTCTATCATAGTGGGTCTCGGCCTGATTTTATAGGGCTGATATGAGTGTATCATTTTTGATGGAGTTCATTGCTATTGAATCAGTGATCGTCTAACAAAATTCTGATTGATCGAACATGATCATATTTTAAAATCAAATATTTACTCTGTTTTACTACCAAGGTGCACATTCCCCTTTCACATGACAACACGGTGTACAACCCATATCTCAGCCGCCTTTGCAGCGGGCCGACATCATTTCAGAGGGATTGGCTAAACAGAACCACCTGCTGTAGAGTAAAAGTCTGTGGAGATGATTTGTTTTGACCCATCTGACCCTTGACCCCTGGGAACGCTGGCTTCAAACAGCACAGGACCGACCGGCCGGGGCTGTAGTCTAGGTAGACTGTTCTATCTGCAGCTGTGCCTTTCCAAACTGACCCCATAGCACCAGACTTCACAGGCAAACCTGACAAAAGCTTAGCAGCACTGCTCGCTAACCCCGCTGTGCATTACTCAAGAAATGCTATGTTCACTTTGGGCCAGATCGTTCTGAATTCTCCCAGAACCACAGAGATGGAATTGTTACCATGCGGAATGTTGTTTTTTTACGAGGGGGCCCATGTTTTTTACATTGTTCTCGGCTGCGCCGCAGAcaaagcccctctctctctttctcaactcAATAATTGAGCTGTTTTGCATCCCACAGTCTGGTACGTACAGTAACCAGTAACCATCTAAGCATGTTTATTTGCACGACACCTGTCTTTCTTTGACACGCTTACTTTTCATGTCAGGTCTGGGAGAAGTCTAGTATTTGTCTCTTTTTCCCAAGGCTCTGTCTCTGGTGTTTCAGAATGGTTTTATTTAGGGTCACCCAGCTGCTCTGATCCGGAGGTATCTGGCTTGGCAGTGGAGTGTTTCCCGGCTGGAAAGACCACAATGCTCTTTACTCCAGCTCCAACACCATTCCCATCCTGGGTCCTTTAGGAGCAGTGTCATTAACAGCTCTCTCAGAAAGCACTGGCTGGAAATTAAGTTACTATTTATCCTCTGCTGAGCAAAGGAAAAGGCCTGATTTGCCGTGGGGCTGAGAGAGGTCCAGGAAGACGTTAGTATTGATTTATGCTGAAGGGTGTGGACCTAACAGGGGCTGGGTAGATCTTGTTTTCTCACCGTGCCTCGGATggaggacagacagggagaggctgGGGGAGAGGCTCAGAGACTGGCTATGGGAGGAGAATAGTCCCCactaccctgtctgtctgctgccccTACACACACTAGCTACCTAACATCAAATACTTTCATTAAAAAGGCTGTCCTCTTGTACAGAAACTGTGATAAAGACACAAGTTGTACTGAGATATAATGTAACAATATGCCCTGTCTCCTATTGTATATTTGGTTCTGATCTGACTGACCTAAGTGGTGGGATTGTTTGTGTTTAGCAGGTGTGAGCTCGGAGGAGGGTCCTGCGGAGAAGGGCTGCTGGAGGATTGGTCTAAAGGTGGCCTGGGACATCCACACCCCTGGACTGACCCTCCCACTGCAGTCCGGAGACTCCTACTACCTGAGAGGTACTAGAGCATGCATACCACTCCTTCTACATGACATCTCTAGTCTGTGTGAGATTTACACTTGATGTTCTAGTGTGTTTGGTTTACTGTGTCCCTACTGACCCATAGAAGCAGGATGCTCTctagactctctctttctctctcttttctcccttttttctctctcttttttctctctctctatttctcgctCTCTCATCATTGTGTTAGTCTGAACCCAACCCGACCAGACGCCCTGTTCCGTTCTGTTCCGCATGTAGCTCGGACTCTGGCCTGCTTGTGTATCTGTAACCCTAAGGTTCCATGTAATTGCATGCATTAGAGAGGTTAAGAAAACCAAATGTTATTTTATGAAGTCCTGTGACCCAGTGCTGTGGCAGCGGTGCTGGTGGTGTCTCTATGGAGTGGAGAGGACAGGCAGCGGGCCATGAGGGTGTAAATCAGACCTTAATGCTGATGGCTACAGCAGATGCCTTCCCCTTTCATCTCTGCCTGCTGGGTCGGGCTGCTCTTAGCTTCTACAATACAGGACAAGGCTACACGGCTATTATTGGCTACCACTAGCTTCCCCATCACAGCAGCACGCCATGTCCCACACTGTGTATGGGTTAGGACCTCCAAGACATCATTATGTGTATTTGTCTGGGATCGTTGGTGAAATATGACTGCATAGTTTTTTTGGACACATACGAacagacacaaagacacaggCGAGAACATGTTCTACCTCATATTCTACCTCCAACCAGGTTGATTTGGGTAGAAACCATGAGTTGGAGTGACCTCACGGGACATAACCCAGACAGGATGGGATTTGTCACTTTCAGTCCAGGTATGATACCAGAGTGATGGGCTGCTCTAGAAACACCATTGTAATTGGACCTGACTGAACTGGATCAATGGGGATTTATGTTCCAGTTTGGAAGATCCCTACAGGATCACTATGATACTGTAGCAgctcacacagtcagtctgtctcaCTCCTACACACCTGGATCAGGTGCACATTACAGTCGCTTACTACTGTAATCAACCAAGACTACATTCAAGAAACTAGTCCACTCAGTGTTTCATTGGAGGTTATAGCATGCCTCAACAAGGGACAGAAATAAAAGCTAGCTTTGGGATGCCTGTTGACTAGTGGCTTTCTGGTGTTTTTTTTAggttttattatttttaaaatgttgtcGTAGAAAATTAAGAAAAATATACAGGATTGTTATTTTAAAACGAGGACATTAAAGACCTAGATAGACTACATGCAAATGTTTAAAATATAATATGCTATAGGCAGGCCCTCTTTTGGCAGTTGCTCTTCTGTTGACGCCTTCTTGTGTGATCAGCTGATTTGAGGTtagcccctttttctccccaatttcgtgatatccaattggtagttacagtcttgtcccctcccaccatcgctgcaactcccgtacggactcggagaggcgaaggttgagagccatgcgtcctccgaaacaggaccccgccaagccacactgcttcttgacacactgctcgcttaacccggaagccagccggaccaatgtgtcggaggaaagcTGGGCCCGGCCCgacacaaggagtcgctagagagcAATGGGACATCCCAGAcggccaaaccatcccctaggctgggccaattgtgcaccgcctcatgggtctcccggtcgctgcCGGCTGCGACGCAGCCCGGGAtggaacctgggtctgtagtgacgcctctagaccgttgcgccactcgggagccccctgGCTTTGTGGTGTTTTGATAAGCAACGGGCCTGTGTACCTTCACGGACACCATCATTCCTTTTTAGCACCGTTAGTCAGTGACTCAACCTCTGAACTGttaatgttgtgtgtgtctgtgtttgtaatATGTGTGTGCAAATTTAATCAGCCGTTATTTCCACCCAAATGGAATTTCAGTGGTTAAAAAAGAACAATGCAAGTCTGACACCGAGCCTGTTGGGTAATAAGATTTCCAGCTCCCAACTCACGAGGGACCTGAGAAAGAGTTGACCCAATATATTTAAAAGCCTGCTGCTTCCTGGAAAAAAGAAGGGGACAAGTGGCAACAGATGAGGGGGTAGAGAAAGAAAGATAAATATTTATTACAGAAATCGAGTTTGTCCCCCCAGTGCCATCAGACTGTGGAGGACCAGATTGATGGAGATCATTTATTATTGGATATAAACTGTTTTAAAGACGGGAGTCATTCCCCCCAGAGACCTTCACAATCTCATCAGAGGATAACACAGAACAGTGGGGGAACTTGTTTTGTTTGTCATGCTCTTTTtcagtttttttccctcactacCTCATAATAATATCTATCTTCCTAAAGCACTTCACTGTTTGACTTTCAAATCAAAGGCATTAGCCAGCCACACTGCTCAAGGCGGGGTGTAAATATGCACATGTGCTGTGAGTGACAGCTCTGTAATGGCTAAATTAAGGATTTGTTGTGGAGCAAATAATAACAGAGCTGGGCGACATCTAAACACACAAACAAGCTCGTGGACTGACGGGACTGATACACTAGAAACAGCAGTTGGGATCGGATCAGGATCTTTGTTTAATGGATAAATGTTTGTTGATATGAGACCTCCATCATGATGGATTGAATGAGATCTGACAGTGTTTGTTCAATGAAGTAGAATAATGCTCACATTTCACTGATCCTGCTGGTGGACAGAGATTGGTAGATAGAGGACCTGGCAGTCTATTTAGTTGGTGTGGAGCAgcgaatgtttttttttatggttCCTCAATAAATGAATGCTAGAACATTGGTGTCCAGGATTAGCTATTTGTATCTAGCCTCTTAATAACTGCATAACGCTGCAAGATAGACACATGTTCATTATAGTCATACTGAGTTGTTGATGCAATTGTTCACCATCTTGCTATATCCTCCAGAGACGCACAGGGCCTGTTGCATTTATTCACATAATAATGGAGTCAGATTGATAAATGTAGTTTATTATTATTCAACATAGTTTCCACCTACGTAATGGTGTtccctaatgaatacacccatgCTCTAACCTGTCCTGAACCACTgacacctttaaacaggtcactTTTCAGTGAACGGTGGTACGCTTGAGAGGATGTACTGTTGCACTGTTAACAATCTAATGGCCAACACTTAACATGTTTGTGAAAATAAGTAGATCATTAGCAGAAATATTAGCATTTCTGGAGAGAAATAAATGAAAACACCCCCGAAACGGGATAAACCAGTTAATGAGAGGTGTTGCAACTTGTGGCTAAAGCTGGAACTAGgccatcacacccttacctaagaAGCCAGTTTAACAACAGTGGTGGTGAGCGACTTACAGGCACAATTAGGATTGTGGAGGATtttttgacagatttttcacgtaGACTCTGGTGATAACCAGACTCTGGCATCTGTGCTCTTATATAATAGAAGGCGTTGACGTTTGATAGGATTAGCGATAGCATTGTTAGGTTAGCAGGAAACGTTCTGTTTGAGTGGGGAGAAATGGTCCGACAAGGTGATAACTCAGGCACATCATAACAAAGAGACAAACGTTATTAAACAGACATTTCAATTGTATTTTCCATCTTCATTCCACTAGTGGACAAGTGTGGTGTGGTGTCTCGTGTCCTAACAAAGGTTAAAACACAATGAAAACATTTGGCATTTGTGTAGGCCTATATTCATAGTAAATTGTTGtgaacatcattgatgtgtaggCCTATATTCATAGTAAATTGTTGtgaacatcattgatgtgtaggCCTATATTTATAGTAAATTGTTGTAACATTATTGATGTGTAGGCCTATATTCATAGTAAATTGTTGtgaacatcattgatgtgtaggCCTATATTCATAGTAAATTGTTGTGAACATTATTGATGTGTAGGCCTATATTCATAGTAAATTGTTGTGAACATTATTGATGTGTAGGCCTATATTCATAGTAAATTGATGTGAACATTGTTGATGTGTAGGCCTATATTCATAGTAAATTGTTGtgaacatcattgatgtgtaggCCTATATTCATAGTAAATTGTTGTGAACATTATTGATGTGTAGGCCTATATTCATAGTAAATTGTTGTAACATTATTGATGTGTAGGCCTATATTCATAGTAAATTGTTGtgaacatcattgatgtgtaggCCTATATTCATAGTAAATTGTTGTAACATTATTGATGTGTAGGCCTATATTCATAGTAAATTGTTGtgaacatcattgatgtgtaggCCTATATTCATAGTAAATTGTTGtgaacatcattgatgtgtaggCCTATATTCATAGTAAATTGTTGtgaacatcattgatgtgtaggCCTATATTCATAGTAAATTGTTGtgaacatcattgatgtgtaggCCTATATTCATAGTAAATTGTTGtgaacatcattgatgtgtaggCCTATATTCATAGTAAATTGTTGTGAACATCATTGCCTCTTAATATTTGGGATAGTTGACTGGTGTTGgttgtgtggtgactgtggattGTCCTCCTCTGTCCCCAGATGACCTGAACAGGACCCATCAGCACTGTGTTCTGGCAGGAGACTCAGCCCGCTTCAGCTCTACACACAGAGTGGCGGAGGTGAGGGGGCCTGGGGTACACTGGGGGCTTGGAGACCCTGGCCTGATTCTAATAATGATTGGTTTATTTTATAGGATACCATATATTCCATGACCTTTCTTTAACAGATTCTACCTTCTATTCTAGAATTCCAAGAGGCCTTTATGCTCCCAGAATACATGCATTATCTCCCAACCTTTTTGACGGTCTGTCCTCACAGTGTTCCACCGGGACCCTGGACTACATCCAGTCTCGCTGCCGGGAGGCCCTGTCTAACCTGAGCACAGACCCAGAAACAGGGACCCACAGCCTGCTCTCCCTGCTGCCAGCTACCCTGCAAGGCTACGAGGAGATACACAACGAGgtgggtgtgtgtgactgtgtgtgactaaCTTTTGGGGTTCTACGATAGGCCTAACTTTGTGTCctacctacactcttagaaaaatatgtgctatctagaacctaaaagggttatttggctgtccccataggataacccttgaagaaccctttttagttccaggtagaacccttttggttccaggtagaacccttttgagttctgtttacacagagggttctacatggaacccaaaagagttctacctggaaccaaaaagggttatcctatggagacagccaaagaacccttttggaaccctcaTTCAAGGAAAGGGTAGTTGTGTATAATCTTTCCCTTTCTACTTTCAGTCACATCTTGTTAACCAGGTTTAAGGCCCTTCCATAGGAAAATAAAGAGGTTGTCAACATTTAAGTTGACATCATTCATAGCTACCGTGGGTATTTATGTTATGGGAGAAATATTTCATAAGTCCCGAGATCATGGCCTCTTTCACACAGAACAATCAGTGAATCTGGCTCCGGGGCCCTAAGACCCTATGGGGGCCGTTCACGCTTTACAGTGGCAGCTTGCTCAATACAGCCTTCTGCAGCCCAGCCTGCCCCTGACTGCCAGGGGCTAATGGTTAAAATAGCACTTCACCTCTCCCCTCCGCTCCCCTCTGTATGTGTTATCCTCACTACTCCCAGGTAACCACAGCAGCGGGCCGAGTCAGGAACCACACGGGACGCCATGACAGATGAGCTTGGCGTGAGGTTGTTTAAAGGTTGTAGCCAGTATTAATTATTCAGACaatatgagagagcgagagagagagagagagagagagacagagagagaggtatagagagagggagaggcctaGCCAACACCTGGTCTCCATCGCAGAGAGAGCGAACACCTGCTCACAGCGCAGCACCACAGGATTACCCAGTGTAGGCCTGGCTGGGGGGCGCACACCGTTTATTTAGGAAAACAGGAGGCTATTTATAAAAGTctggaagaggaggggagagagctCTCTCTCGGGGGCCTGGCCCCGCTCTACTCTACCTGGCGTCCCCAGGACCACGATGATGGATTGGGCCATTTGTTCTGAGTTGCCCATGAGGGCAGAACACCCACTTAAATGATGTATTGTTGGCAGAGTTATTTATTATGACGGCTAGTTTTGGCGGTTAGCGGGCGCATATTGCATGGTTCGTGTTGACATGGACGACCATAGAGCGAACAAGCAGAGGCTCGTCAGACAGGCTGACCTGACCAACACCTTATGGGCATTTCCTTAAAAAGTGATAAACAGGAGATCGAccggctggctgcctggctgatgCTGATGTACTGTGTGTCGTGTATGCTTAGAGGGGGTCGTTTGGGTAGGGATagaggggggaaggggggtgTTTAGGGTTGTGATGGTTATGAAGCTGAACGTCGGCCATCTGAGGAACGTGTGTTCAGGGAGATGGGGAGAATGTTAGTAGCCAGAGGAGGGAGTTGAAGCAAGGGTTGATGGGTAGAGAACAGCACCTggcatagcagagagagagaccattttCTAGCTGATTCTAGGCCCTTCTGGCCTCTCTACTCTAatcttcctgtctgtgtgttggaacggtggaacgaacagggggctagcatcacatcccatcgccacgcggtcctttctgtgtgttggaacggtggaacgaacag
This window harbors:
- the LOC115203300 gene encoding alpha-ketoglutarate-dependent dioxygenase FTO isoform X1, with translation MSCSESGCVNTTLGNMKRSGGSESEKRRKRRRLLQELGDQRIPYLGPSDHGFQQLWETSYSGLALRRSCSLPEELHGRVEAALLTLRQRGCFLRDLVKVRDRDVFTAVSRVLLGQPGTTYRYLDTRLFTIPWHTDEQRGTCCDPDLSAACKALWELNCFFCSDVGDRKEGDVFKQCRKEFVGAIESKPSVEGDTESKDSEESKPSDDGGDSESKQSEEGETESKHSDDWDIESKHSEEEGPSSKQDAAWESRHGDEMGDMKTKQTELGSPTGSKQHSEEKHTDWKHRPAGSTETETTGLGPQEKPVAELKHSLSGYHIEDEEDEDQQSGQGCSNFNPAKTSCPGPAQFNVTLLNYMDPAAMSQLKEEPYYGMGKMAVGWHHDENLVSLSPVAVYSYSCHDDDKAGVSSEEGPAEKGCWRIGLKVAWDIHTPGLTLPLQSGDSYYLRDDLNRTHQHCVLAGDSARFSSTHRVAECSTGTLDYIQSRCREALSNLSTDPETGTHSLLSLLPATLQGYEEIHNEVEFEWLRQYWFQGQRYTRFCSWWARPMEQLENDWREMELMTQLLLAAVEEEGQPEEGRREMAETLLTALTDRQQHRQTWRDRCHSSLAQTLPPEEAPVDRPFWADDDPSMPLPFDLADIINRVESLLWRM
- the LOC115203300 gene encoding alpha-ketoglutarate-dependent dioxygenase FTO isoform X2; translation: MSCSESGCVNTTLGNMKRSGGSESEKRRKRRRLLQELGDQRIPYLGPSDHGFQQLWETSYSGLALRRSCSLPEELHGRVEAALLTLRQRGCFLRDLVKVRDRDVFTAVSRVLLGQPGTTYRYLDTRLFTIPWHTDEQRGTCCDPDLSAACKALWELNCFFCSDVGDRKEGDVFKQCRKEFVGAIESKPSVEGDTESKDSEESKPSDDGGDSESKQSEEGETESKHSDDWDIESKHSEEEGPSSKQDAAWESRHGDEMGDMKTKQTELGSPTGSKQHSEEKHTDWKHRPAGSTETETTGLGPQEKPVAELKHSLSGYHIEDEEDEDQQSGQGCSNFNPAKTSCPGPAQFNVTLLNYMDPAAMSQLKEEPYYGMGKMAVGWHHDENLVSLSPVAVYSYSCHDDDKGVSSEEGPAEKGCWRIGLKVAWDIHTPGLTLPLQSGDSYYLRDDLNRTHQHCVLAGDSARFSSTHRVAECSTGTLDYIQSRCREALSNLSTDPETGTHSLLSLLPATLQGYEEIHNEVEFEWLRQYWFQGQRYTRFCSWWARPMEQLENDWREMELMTQLLLAAVEEEGQPEEGRREMAETLLTALTDRQQHRQTWRDRCHSSLAQTLPPEEAPVDRPFWADDDPSMPLPFDLADIINRVESLLWRM
- the LOC115203300 gene encoding alpha-ketoglutarate-dependent dioxygenase FTO isoform X3, encoding MKRSGGSESEKRRKWETSYSGLALRRSCSLPEELHGRVEAALLTLRQRGCFLRDLVKVRDRDVFTAVSRVLLGQPGTTYRYLDTRLFTIPWHTDEQRGTCCDPDLSAACKALWELNCFFCSDVGDRKEGDVFKQCRKEFVGAIESKPSVEGDTESKDSEESKPSDDGGDSESKQSEEGETESKHSDDWDIESKHSEEEGPSSKQDAAWESRHGDEMGDMKTKQTELGSPTGSKQHSEEKHTDWKHRPAGSTETETTGLGPQEKPVAELKHSLSGYHIEDEEDEDQQSGQGCSNFNPAKTSCPGPAQFNVTLLNYMDPAAMSQLKEEPYYGMGKMAVGWHHDENLVSLSPVAVYSYSCHDDDKAGVSSEEGPAEKGCWRIGLKVAWDIHTPGLTLPLQSGDSYYLRDDLNRTHQHCVLAGDSARFSSTHRVAECSTGTLDYIQSRCREALSNLSTDPETGTHSLLSLLPATLQGYEEIHNEVEFEWLRQYWFQGQRYTRFCSWWARPMEQLENDWREMELMTQLLLAAVEEEGQPEEGRREMAETLLTALTDRQQHRQTWRDRCHSSLAQTLPPEEAPVDRPFWADDDPSMPLPFDLADIINRVESLLWRM